AATGCGCTTTATTTTTCACCAAAATATATATGGATAGATGTACTTAATGAAAAGGGCAAATTAGTTACTTTAGATTATAAAGACTATAGAGAGGGTATACAAAGTTTAGATGTATTGTTTATTCCTAAAGAGTCAGATTACTCATTTGTTGTTGAGGAAGTAAAGAGCCCATTGTCAAGACTTTTGAAAAGGATAAAAATAAAGGGACTATTTAAATAAGTCCCTTAATTTGTGTTCAATTTTAATTTGCTTAAATCTATAGAATATATAATATGTCTTTTGCTATTTTCTATAGGAGGGGATAAACTTATATATCCCTTATTTAATTCTTCATCGTAAAACAATTTGTCACCAGTTATATTTGCAAATTCTTTAAATGAATTGTCTTTAATATTGTATTTCACAAGGGTATAATCATTGTTGCAAGAGTTCTTTGCAATTATAATCAAATTTTCCGAATTAAGTTTTACATAGTTTTTGACATTTAAATCTGTTTCTTTTTGTACCAATGCCTCTTTTAAATCATAACTATATAGGTTATCTTCGTTTTTATCATGAATATTTTTCAGATAAAGTATTTTATCATCATTTAAGAAGTTTGCACTATATCCTTCATCTAATTTTTTTAGCGTAGTTCCGTCTTTTGTCAAATAAATGTTTTGATTTAGCTCACCTTCATCAAATTCTGTGAATACAATTAAATCACCATTTATATCAAAATTAGATATATTTTTAGGAGTAGTAAAAATATTTTCTAAACTGTTGTCTTTGATATTGTATGAAAACATTGTGGATTTATCCTTTGCATTATTGTCCATAAAACATAGTGTGGAATTGTCTTTCCAACTTATATTCCAAGTATGATTGTATCCAATAGGTGTTATTTTATTTGTTATTTTATCTTTCATATTTATTAAATAAATATCAGTTTCATTTTCGTCATTTTCAATCAAAGAGATATAATTGTTATCTGGATTAAATATTGCTGAATAGATAGAATCATTTGTTTCATAAATCTTTTCTTTTTCTTTAGTCTCTAAATTGTAGAGCCAAAGTACATTGCTAGTTGTTGAGTCATTAGAATGCTCTTGTTTGTATAGCAAGTATTTTTTAGGTACATAATCTATAATTAGCCCATCATCTATATAGTCGGAAACAATATTTCTGTTAGAGGACAGAATTTCTCCTGTAAGGGCATCTGCTTTTACAGATAAGTTTACCAATGGTGCTTTTAAATTTTCTTTATCAAAGATATTGTTGAAAGAAATATTCCAAACAAAACTGTCTTTATTGCGAACTAGATTTACTTCTGGTATAGTGTTTGGTGATATTTTAAAATGAGAATATATTTTGTTAAGAGTTTGAGTTTTTCCAAATTTCAATTCTATAGGTTTATAATTTTGGTTGATTATATTGAATTTAAAATTTTTCAAACTTTCATTGTCCAAATCATATAGAACAATATTTGCTTGAGGTATTACAAGTTGAGTTTTATCATCTTCCAACAGTCTATTAGTATAAATATTTATTTCATTGTCTGATTTAGTTATTTTATCTATGGTGACTCCAGAGCATTCTACAAGGCCCAGAGAAGCTAGCAATTTGGTTTTGCCATCTT
This DNA window, taken from Sporanaerobacter acetigenes DSM 13106, encodes the following:
- a CDS encoding TolB family protein, translating into MKKILLLIFITLLILLLVSCNNTTHKLESSEKLEEKPIGYKIEKIVLSKGYQTIEPNVELNTKDGKTKLLASLGLVECSGVTIDKITKSDNEINIYTNRLLEDDKTQLVIPQANIVLYDLDNESLKNFKFNIINQNYKPIELKFGKTQTLNKIYSHFKISPNTIPEVNLVRNKDSFVWNISFNNIFDKENLKAPLVNLSVKADALTGEILSSNRNIVSDYIDDGLIIDYVPKKYLLYKQEHSNDSTTSNVLWLYNLETKEKEKIYETNDSIYSAIFNPDNNYISLIENDENETDIYLINMKDKITNKITPIGYNHTWNISWKDNSTLCFMDNNAKDKSTMFSYNIKDNSLENIFTTPKNISNFDINGDLIVFTEFDEGELNQNIYLTKDGTTLKKLDEGYSANFLNDDKILYLKNIHDKNEDNLYSYDLKEALVQKETDLNVKNYVKLNSENLIIIAKNSCNNDYTLVKYNIKDNSFKEFANITGDKLFYDEELNKGYISLSPPIENSKRHIIYSIDLSKLKLNTN